The segment GTCAGAGACGAGAAAACAGTTCTGTTCCCTGTATTTTTCCGTGAATCCCTGTGCGAATCGATAACAAAAAAAACAGCGAACAAGCCAGTTGAACCCCTCGGGGGGTTCCACGACCCGTTCCCCTTTTGCCAATCGTTTTCATCCCGTCTTGACGGGATTTTTGCGATATGTGCGGCTGGGTGCGCCGTCAACATGGATTCCTTCCAGATAGGAGAGTTTTCGCGGCAGCTGTTGCAGCGTGCCCCTGGCAATCAGGAATGTTGCTTTCCGCCCGACAGTAAGTGCTCCCAGCTTCCCCATGCCGAAGAATCCGGCACCGTTTTCCGATGCGCAGCGGATGGTTTCCTCCAGTGAATAGCCCGCCTTGATGAACAATTTCATTTCCTCGACCATTGACTCGCCGTGGAGTATGCCCACACTCCCGGCACCGGTTCCCACAGCCGTTGTCACGCCCAATTTTCGGGCAAAACTAAGTTGCGCGAGTTGTTCGGCAAGCATCTTTTTCCAAAAAGCCTCCGCGCCGGGGACCGGCTTTCCCGGCGCCACATAACGCTGGGAGAAACGGCAGCACACATCGCCGCCGCTGCCCGCACCATCCAAACCATTCTTGGCCCGCACGAGGCTGGGAATCCACAACACATTCCTCTCCGCCATTTTCCGGAGATTGTCCTCGCCCATGGCGTATCCCTGTTCGACGGCATCGCACCCCGCCTCAAGCGCCTCCTCCACCTGGTGGGGACCATTGGCCACCACCACCGCCTTTTTCCCGCCTCTCTGTCGCAGGATGCGGCGCAGGTCGTCAGGGGAAAGCCTCGCCAATGGGGCGTCCTCGTCTTCGATATTGCCGGAATAACCGATCTTGAGAAAATCGCCGCCGACCGGGTTGCCGACCGTGCAATCCTGCCTGCTCCGGCAGAGTCGACCGGAGGAACGAAGGGTAATGATGCCGCCCTGCTCCATTTCCTCTCCGGAACGCGCCACCAGCCCGGTGATATCGTCGCTGTCGGCCACTCCCAGCACGCCGTGGGCATGGCAGTAGCCGATATGCTGCTTCACCATGGCGGCCTTTTTCTCAAGATCGGCCTCGTCAAAGGCCAATCGCACCCTCCGGTCCACGGAGGGCGACCGCGACAGGGAGAGGCTACAGTCAACCAGCGCCGGCACAATGGTACAGTGGGAAAAGTCATCGATTGCCTGCCGCTCATGAGGGGAAAGATCCGCGGCAGAGCCAA is part of the Desulfobulbaceae bacterium DB1 genome and harbors:
- a CDS encoding amidohydrolase — translated: MGGTRFIVAGNFIDGSGAAVRRNVFLAVTDTIITAIGSAADLSPHERQAIDDFSHCTIVPALVDCSLSLSRSPSVDRRVRLAFDEADLEKKAAMVKQHIGYCHAHGVLGVADSDDITGLVARSGEEMEQGGIITLRSSGRLCRSRQDCTVGNPVGGDFLKIGYSGNIEDEDAPLARLSPDDLRRILRQRGGKKAVVVANGPHQVEEALEAGCDAVEQGYAMGEDNLRKMAERNVLWIPSLVRAKNGLDGAGSGGDVCCRFSQRYVAPGKPVPGAEAFWKKMLAEQLAQLSFARKLGVTTAVGTGAGSVGILHGESMVEEMKLFIKAGYSLEETIRCASENGAGFFGMGKLGALTVGRKATFLIARGTLQQLPRKLSYLEGIHVDGAPSRTYRKNPVKTG